A section of the Agromyces aurantiacus genome encodes:
- a CDS encoding FAD-dependent oxidoreductase: MGHAGEKITPELTDAQWDRLRRYGVPVDTAAGDVLFRVGDRNYDLILVESGEVEVVREALWWTEETQLARLGPRTFVGELGLLNGQRAFLTARATEPGRVLRVDHDALQRMMAEDDELCDLMLRTLWARREMLRHGPAAWTLKIVGSSRSAESLAVQRYAERLELVHTWIDVEDPALTHDIWSHGYTRDDLPVAIVQGEIVRRATPGQIAEMLGLAYTADDDTEFDLAVVGAGPAGLAAAIYGASEGLRTVLLDAVAPGGQSATTSRIENYLGFPFGVSGDALTSQASLQAFKFGVRIAAPCPVVRLDADAGVHRLLLADGTVVRARAVVVTTGVAYRGLDLPRWDEFEGAGIHHAATALELRQVAGSDVVVIGGANSAGQAALALAANACRVRLIVRSGDLSERMSSYLVDRIREDSRIDVHTGTEVVALDGGDRLERVTLQGPSSMETVDCTALFCFIGAVPATDWLVELERDEAGFVHTGADVVGVGDAWRELERMPLPFETSVPRVFAAGDVRRGSMKRVAAAVGEGSSAVASVHQALAMMEVFA, translated from the coding sequence GCCACGCAGGCGAGAAGATCACGCCCGAGCTGACGGATGCGCAGTGGGACCGGCTGCGGCGCTACGGCGTGCCGGTCGACACCGCCGCGGGCGACGTGCTGTTCCGGGTCGGCGATCGGAACTACGACCTGATCCTCGTCGAGTCCGGCGAGGTCGAGGTCGTGCGCGAGGCGCTGTGGTGGACCGAGGAGACCCAGCTCGCGCGCCTCGGGCCGCGGACCTTCGTGGGCGAGCTCGGGCTGCTCAACGGCCAGCGCGCGTTCCTCACCGCGCGCGCGACCGAGCCCGGGCGCGTGCTCCGCGTCGACCACGATGCGCTCCAGCGCATGATGGCCGAGGACGACGAGTTGTGCGACCTCATGCTGCGCACGCTCTGGGCGCGACGCGAGATGCTGCGCCACGGGCCCGCCGCGTGGACGCTCAAGATCGTCGGCTCGTCGCGGTCGGCCGAGTCGCTCGCCGTCCAGCGCTACGCCGAGCGGCTCGAGCTCGTGCACACGTGGATCGACGTGGAGGACCCCGCGCTCACGCACGACATCTGGTCGCACGGCTACACGCGCGACGACCTGCCGGTCGCGATCGTGCAGGGCGAGATCGTGCGCAGGGCGACGCCGGGGCAGATCGCCGAGATGCTCGGCCTCGCGTACACGGCCGATGACGACACCGAGTTCGACCTCGCCGTCGTCGGCGCGGGCCCGGCCGGCCTCGCAGCGGCGATCTACGGCGCATCCGAGGGCCTGCGCACCGTCCTCCTCGACGCGGTCGCGCCCGGCGGGCAGTCGGCCACGACGTCGCGCATCGAGAACTACCTCGGCTTCCCGTTCGGCGTGAGCGGCGACGCGCTCACCTCGCAGGCGTCGCTGCAGGCGTTCAAGTTCGGCGTCCGCATCGCGGCGCCCTGCCCCGTCGTGAGGCTCGACGCCGACGCCGGCGTGCACCGCCTGCTGCTCGCCGACGGCACGGTCGTGCGCGCCCGGGCCGTGGTCGTCACCACGGGCGTGGCATACCGCGGGCTCGACCTGCCGCGCTGGGACGAGTTCGAGGGCGCGGGCATCCACCACGCGGCGACCGCGCTCGAGCTGCGCCAGGTGGCCGGCTCCGACGTCGTCGTGATCGGCGGTGCGAACTCGGCCGGGCAGGCCGCGCTCGCGCTCGCCGCGAACGCCTGCCGAGTGCGGCTCATCGTGCGGTCGGGCGACCTGTCCGAGCGGATGTCGAGCTACCTCGTCGACCGGATCCGCGAGGACTCGCGCATCGACGTGCACACCGGCACCGAGGTCGTCGCCCTCGACGGCGGAGACCGGCTCGAGCGCGTCACCTTGCAGGGCCCGTCGTCGATGGAGACCGTCGACTGCACGGCGCTGTTCTGCTTCATCGGCGCGGTGCCCGCGACCGACTGGCTCGTCGAGCTCGAGCGCGACGAGGCCGGGTTCGTGCACACGGGGGCCGACGTGGTCGGCGTCGGCGACGCCTGGCGCGAGCTCGAGCGGATGCCGCTCCCCTTCGAGACGTCGGTGCCCCGCGTGTTCGCCGCGGGCGACGTTCGGCGCGGCTCGATGAAGCGCGTCGCGGCGGCGGTCGGCGAGGGGTCGAGCGCCGTCGCCTCGGTCCACCAGGCATTGGCAATGATGGAGGTGTTCGCATGA
- a CDS encoding NUDIX hydrolase, with product MTPRDDAPATARAQLAALVDDAGLAERWASVREPVDGEAREAAVLILFGVLDGLPSDHAAQASAVSRDLDVLLLARAATLRSHAGQIAFPGGRVEDGDGDLIEAALREAYEETGLDPTGVDVLGTLQAIPLAYSRHLVTPVLGWWSRPSAVRPVDVAESSAVFRTPVADLLDPANRRTTVLRRDGEEWRGPGFVVHAAGAERLVWGFTALVLDTMFDRLGWTEPWDPAREIDLP from the coding sequence GTGACCCCCCGCGACGACGCGCCCGCGACCGCCCGCGCCCAGCTGGCGGCGCTCGTCGACGACGCCGGGCTGGCCGAGCGGTGGGCGAGCGTGCGCGAGCCGGTCGACGGCGAGGCCCGCGAGGCCGCAGTGCTGATCCTCTTCGGCGTGCTCGACGGGCTGCCGAGCGATCACGCCGCGCAGGCGTCCGCCGTCTCGCGCGACCTCGACGTGCTGCTGCTCGCCCGGGCCGCCACGCTCCGGTCGCACGCCGGCCAGATCGCGTTCCCCGGAGGCCGCGTCGAGGACGGCGACGGCGACCTCATCGAGGCCGCGCTGCGCGAGGCGTACGAGGAGACCGGGCTCGACCCGACCGGCGTCGACGTGCTCGGCACGCTGCAGGCCATCCCGCTCGCCTACTCGCGGCACCTCGTGACGCCGGTGCTCGGCTGGTGGAGCCGGCCCTCGGCCGTGCGGCCCGTCGATGTCGCCGAGTCCTCCGCGGTCTTCCGCACGCCGGTCGCCGACCTGCTCGATCCGGCGAACCGGCGCACGACGGTGCTGCGGCGCGACGGCGAGGAATGGCGCGGCCCCGGCTTCGTCGTGCACGCCGCCGGCGCCGAGCGGCTCGTGTGGGGCTTCACCGCGCTCGTGCTCGACACGATGTTCGACCGGCTCGGCTGGACCGAGCCGTGGGATCCGGCCCGCGAGATCGACCTGCCCTGA
- a CDS encoding UBP-type zinc finger domain-containing protein: MTDQKKQPPAPSGTGCVECLESGGWWWRLRRCVECGHIGCCDSSPEQHAKRHAHETGHAVVASFEPGDYWFWDYLADTSAERFPLPPPLSRPEDQPSPGPEGKVPPNWRDLVLFD, from the coding sequence ATGACGGATCAGAAGAAGCAGCCCCCCGCACCGTCGGGCACGGGATGCGTGGAGTGCCTGGAGAGCGGCGGCTGGTGGTGGCGCCTGCGGCGCTGCGTCGAGTGCGGCCACATCGGCTGTTGCGACTCGTCGCCCGAGCAGCACGCCAAGCGGCACGCGCACGAGACCGGGCACGCCGTGGTCGCCTCGTTCGAGCCTGGCGACTACTGGTTCTGGGACTACCTCGCCGACACCTCCGCCGAGAGGTTCCCGCTGCCTCCGCCCCTCTCCCGGCCCGAGGACCAGCCGTCGCCGGGCCCGGAGGGCAAGGTGCCGCCGAACTGGCGGGACCTTGTGCTCTTCGATTGA
- a CDS encoding UBP-type zinc finger domain-containing protein: MTDLAPPPSGTGCAECLANPDGWWFHLRRCVECGHIGCCDASIGRHARRHADETGHAVAASFEPGEEWFWDYEAETSARRVPLAPPRWRPEDQPAPGPEGRVPADWKSRLHQ, translated from the coding sequence ATGACCGACCTCGCCCCGCCGCCGTCGGGTACCGGCTGCGCCGAGTGCCTTGCGAACCCCGACGGCTGGTGGTTCCACCTGCGCCGCTGCGTGGAGTGCGGCCATATCGGCTGCTGCGACGCGTCGATCGGACGGCACGCGCGCCGCCATGCCGACGAGACGGGGCACGCCGTCGCCGCCTCGTTCGAGCCCGGCGAGGAGTGGTTCTGGGACTACGAGGCCGAGACGTCGGCACGGCGCGTGCCGCTCGCGCCGCCGCGGTGGCGGCCCGAGGACCAGCCGGCGCCCGGACCCGAGGGACGCGTGCCGGCTGACTGGAAGTCGCGCCTGCACCAGTGA
- a CDS encoding HAD-IIA family hydrolase, which yields MAKREEVEAWLTDMDGVLVHENHALPGAAELLQQWEDAGTPYLVLTNNSIFTARDLSARLRASGLNVPEDRIWTSALATADFLKQQLPGGSAFVIGEAGILTALHDAGFIMTETNPDFVVVGETRNYSFEAITKAIRHIGNGARFIVTNPDATGPSAEGPLPATGAIAALITKATGKEPYVVGKPNPMMFRSALNKIGAHSEHTAMIGDRMDTDIVAGIEAGLHTVLVLTGISDQAEIEKYPFRPDEILGGVFELVSAEPVEVEL from the coding sequence ATGGCGAAGCGTGAAGAGGTCGAGGCCTGGCTGACCGACATGGACGGCGTGCTCGTGCACGAGAACCACGCCCTCCCGGGTGCCGCCGAGCTGCTGCAGCAGTGGGAGGACGCCGGTACGCCCTACCTGGTGCTGACCAACAACTCGATCTTCACCGCGCGCGACCTGTCGGCGCGACTGCGCGCCTCGGGCCTCAACGTCCCCGAGGATCGCATCTGGACCTCCGCGCTCGCGACCGCGGACTTCCTCAAGCAGCAACTCCCGGGCGGCTCGGCGTTCGTCATCGGCGAGGCCGGCATCCTCACGGCGCTGCACGACGCGGGGTTCATCATGACCGAGACGAACCCCGACTTCGTCGTCGTCGGCGAGACGCGCAACTACTCGTTCGAGGCGATCACGAAGGCGATCCGCCACATCGGCAACGGTGCGCGGTTCATCGTCACGAACCCGGATGCCACGGGGCCGAGCGCCGAGGGCCCGCTGCCCGCGACCGGGGCGATCGCCGCGCTCATCACGAAGGCCACGGGCAAGGAGCCCTACGTCGTCGGCAAGCCGAACCCGATGATGTTCCGCTCGGCGCTGAACAAGATCGGCGCCCACTCCGAGCACACCGCCATGATCGGCGACCGCATGGACACCGACATCGTCGCGGGCATCGAGGCCGGGCTGCACACCGTGCTCGTGCTCACGGGCATCAGCGACCAGGCCGAGATCGAGAAGTACCCGTTCCGGCCCGACGAGATCCTCGGCGGCGTCTTCGAACTGGTCTCGGCCGAGCCGGTCGAGGTCGAGCTCTAG